A window of the Eremothecium cymbalariae DBVPG#7215 chromosome 5, complete sequence genome harbors these coding sequences:
- the FTR1 gene encoding high-affinity iron permease FTR1 (similar to Ashbya gossypii AGR129C): protein MANKVFNVAVFFVVFRECLEAAVIISVLLSFVKQAIGSNEVAIYKKLKAQIWVGVAAGFLVCLAVGGGFVGAYYSLGRDIFGKAEDLWEGIFCMIAAVMISVMGIAMLRINKMQAKWRVKIAKSLVEIPEQRRDRFRIGYMSKKYAMFLLPFVTVLREGLEGIVFVAGAGITSTTSSASSYPLPVIIGLLAGGLVGFLLYYGSSRSSLQVFLVISTCILYLIAAGLFSRGAWFFENHRYNLKTGGDASESGDGNGSYNIKQAVYHVNCCSPELANGWDIFNSLLGWQNTGYLASILAYNLYWVLFIIIVLLMMFEEKHNHLPFCKNLKLRHLNPGYWIKSKNKQELSENQKEELFGKIDNLEITQKGISQKLAPAFTS, encoded by the coding sequence ATGGCTAACAAAGTTTTCAACGTTGccgttttttttgttgtgttTCGTGAATGTTTAGAGGCAGCTGTTATCATATCTGTTCTGCTTTCTTTTGTGAAGCAAGCGATTGGAAGTAATGAAGTAGCAATTTATAAGAAGCTTAAGGCACAGATTTGGGTTGGAGTGGCCGCAGGGTTCCTTGTTTGTCTTGCCGTTGGTGGAGGGTTTGTAGGGGCATATTATTCTTTGGGTAGGGATATCTTTGGAAAGGCGGAGGACTTGTGGGAGGGAATCTTTTGTATGATTGCTGCGGTGATGATCAGTGTTATGGGGATTGCCATGCTGCGGATTAATAAGATGCAAGCTAAGTGGCGTGTGAAGATTGCTAAGTCGCTTGTGGAGATTCCTGAGCAGAGGCGGGATAGGTTTCGGATTGGCTACATGAGTAAGAAGTATGCAATGTTTTTGCTTCCATTTGTGACGGTTCTGAGAGAAGGTTTAGAAGGTATAGTGTTTGTTGCGGGCGCTGGTATCACCTCGACAACATCTAGTGCGTCGTCTTACCCTCTTCCTGTGATTATTGGGTTGCTTGCAGGTGGTTTGGTTGGGTTCTTACTGTACTATGGGTCTTCCAGGTCATCACTTCAGGtgtttttggttatttCCACCTGTATCTTATATCTTATTGCAGCGGGATTGTTCTCAAGAGGGGCATGGTTCTTCGAAAATCATAGGTATAACCTCAAAACCGGTGGCGATGCTTCGGAGTCTGGGGATGGCAACGGTTCTTACAATATTAAGCAAGCTGTTTATCACGTTAACTGCTGCAGCCCAGAATTGGCAAACGGTTGGGatatcttcaattctttgCTTGGCTGGCAAAATACAGGCTATCTTGCCAGTATCCTTGCTTATAATCTCTATTGGgttctcttcatcattataGTGCTGCTGATGATGTTCGAAGAGAAGCACAACCACCTCCCATTCTGCAAGAACTTGAAGCTTCGTCACTTAAACCCTGGATACTGGATAAAATCGAAGAATAAACAAGAGTTGTCAGAAAACCAAAAGGAAGAGCTCTTTGGGAAAATTGACAATCTCGAGATTACCCAAAAGGGGATTTCCCAGAAGCTGGCTCCAGCCTTCACTTCTTGA
- the PAA1 gene encoding polyamine acetyltransferase (similar to Ashbya gossypii AGR128C) yields the protein MNSTLPLHMYIRPLTVEDAEEIGVLESQGFPPEERASEEVIRFRLAACPELCSGLFIREVSGVEIKDEKLIGHILGTKVTSSVGGSEKNKEAFITYENREKMHDDSSNTIAVHSIVIAPEHQKKNLATLMLTDYVQKMSNQKVADKLVLITHEPLVPFYERLGFQLVGENEAVKKSPEFSKNKWFDMVRELVNEEYEC from the coding sequence ATGAATTCTACTTTGCCTTTACACATGTATATTAGACCATTGACGGTTGAAGATGCGGAAGAAATTGGTGTTTTAGAGTCACAAGGTTTTCCACCTGAGGAGCGAGCATCAGAAGAAGTGATTAGATTTCGGTTAGCAGCTTGTCCTGAGTTGTGTTCGGGGTTGTTTATTAGAGAAGTATCTGGGGTAGAAATTAAAGATGAGAAATTGATAGGGCATATTCTTGGGACGAAGGTTACTTCTAGTGTGGGCGGCAGCGAGAAGAATAAAGAGGCGTTTATTACCTATGAAAATAGGGAGAAGATGCATGATGACTCTTCTAATACGATTGCAGTTCATTCTATTGTTATTGCACCTGAACAccaaaagaagaatctAGCTACGCTGATGTTGACAGATTATGTACAAAAGATGTCAAACCAGAAGGTTGCAGATAAGTTGGTGCTGATTACCCATGAGCCTTTGGTGCCATTTTATGAGAGACTTGGGTTCCAACTTGTGGGTGAGAATGAAGCTGTAAAGAAGAGTCCCGAATTTTCTAAGAATAAATGGTTTGATATGGTGAGGGAGTTGGTTAATGAGGAATACGAATGCTGA